The Vanessa tameamea isolate UH-Manoa-2023 chromosome 2, ilVanTame1 primary haplotype, whole genome shotgun sequence genome has a segment encoding these proteins:
- the LOC113398255 gene encoding tubulin gamma-2 chain produces the protein MPSEMITLQLGQCGNQIGFEFWKQLCIEHGISPEGILEEFASAGSDRKDVFFYQADDDHYIPRAVLLDLEPRVIHTIMNSPYAKLYNPENVYLSKHGGGAGNNWASGFAQGEKLNEEVFDIINREADGSDNLEGFVLCHSIAGGTGSGMGSYILEHLSDRFPKKLVQTYSVFPNLDEISDVVVQPYNSLLTLKRLTESADCVMVLDNTALNRIASDRLHIQNPSFAQINTLVSTIMSASTATLRYPSYMNNDLISLVAPLIPTPRLHFLMTGYTPLSADHELSAAPKIRKTTVLDVMQRLLQPKNMMVSLSPDRANQHCYISILNIIQGEVDPSQVHKSLQRIRERKLAAFIPWGPASIQVALSRRSPYVHASHKVSGLLLANHTNISSLFDRCLQQFDKLRKREAFLEVFRKEPMFQESLEEFDESRGVVDELVREYRAAATPDYVHWNPESSQI, from the exons ATGCCAAGTGAAATGATAACACTCCAACTCGGCCAGTGCGGTAATCAAA TTGGTTTTGAATTTTGGAAACAATTGTGTATAGAACATGGGATATCACCAGAAGGAATATTGGAAGAGTTTGCTTCAGCAGGATCAGATCGTAAAGATGTGTTTTTCTACCAAGCTGACGATGATCATTACATCCCTAGAGCTGTTCTCTTGGATTTAGAACCTCGAGTGATACATACAATTATGAACTCACCTTATGCAAAg TTGTATAACCCTGAGAATGTATATTTATCAAAGCATGGTGGAGGAGCAGGAAACAATTGGGCTTCAGGTTTTGCACAAGGTGAAAAACTTAATGAGGAAgtgtttgatattattaatagagaAGCTGATGGTAGTGACAATTTGGAG ggaTTTGTGCTGTGCCACTCAATAGCGGGAGGTACAGGGTCCGGTATGGGTTCATATATCCTTGAACATCTCTCAGACAGATTTCCCAAAAAACTTGTACAAACCTACAGCGTCTTCCCGAATCTAGATGAGATAag TGATGTGGTGGTCCAGCCCTACAATTCCCTACTGACCCTCAAGCGGCTGACAGAGAGCGCGGATTGCGTGATGGTACTGGACAATACGGCTCTCAACCGCATCGCCAGTGATCGTCTGCATATACAGAACCCATCATTTGCACAGATAAATACACTTGTGTCTACTATAATGAGTGCAAGCACTGCCACACTCAG GTACCCATCGTACATGAACAACGACCTCATCAGCCTGGTGGCGCCGCTCATCCCCACCCCGCGACTTCATTTCCTCATGACGGGATACACGCCGCTCTCCGCTGATCACGAGCTGAGTGCA GCACCTAAGATAAGAAAGACTACAGTATTAGATGTGATGCAAAGGTTACTGCAGCCGAAGAACATGATGGTGTCTCTCAGTCCTGATAGAGCCAATCAACATTGTTACATAtctattcttaatattattcag GGTGAGGTGGATCCCTCGCAAGTGCACAAGTCGCTGCAGCGCATCCGTGAGCGAAAGCTGGCCGCCTTCATCCCATGGGGGCCCGCCTCCATCCAAGTGGCGCTGTCCCGGCGCTCGCCCTACGTGCACGCCTCGCACAAAGTGTCCGGCCTGCTGCTCGCCAACCACACCAATATCTCCTCG CTTTTCGACCGGTGCCTGCAACAATTTGACAAGCTGCGCAAGCGCGAGGCGTTTCTGGAGGTGTTCCGCAAGGAGCCCATGTTCCAGGAGTCGCTGGAGGAGTTCGACGAGTCTCGCGGCGTCGTGGACGAGCTCGTGCGCGAGTACCGCGCCGCCGCCACGCCCGACTACGTGCATTGGAACCCCG agagCAGTCAAATCTGA